One Pseudomonas entomophila genomic window carries:
- a CDS encoding flagellar hook-associated protein 3, which translates to MRISTSQFYNSSSANYQRGLANTVKSQEQSSDGIRVRTAADDPVGAARLLQLEQQQNMLDQYKGNITNVRNALGTSESTLNAIGAVMQRVNELAVTSGNAGFTDADRKANASELAALEEQLFSLMNSKDENGKYLFSGSKGDTQPYVRNSDGSYSYQGDQSQLKLQVGDMLSLAANETGYDAFEQALNTSRSQTKLTSPAVDDGRVSLSNGQVSGSVAYNDRFRSGEPYSVQFTSSTQYKILDASGNDVTLEASQGGNFDPKGVNTSISFRGVDLRLKIDFKPGDEANPDAAIAGHSFSLGSKPDTITGSRSPGNSSSTQVSGASITNQTQYNASFPGGGAVLKFTSPTDFELYSAPMSANSRPISTGTLSGTTATASGVSFQLSGAPAAGDSFGVQVDTHQTQNILQTISQLRTALSVPMDKDPAARQNFLASLDSAIGNVASATNQVTSSISAIGGRGQALDIQAETNEALGTENTKTQSSIREVDPATVMLRLQMQTNMLQASMQSYAKIAGLSLVNYI; encoded by the coding sequence ATGCGCATCTCCACTTCGCAGTTCTACAACAGCAGCAGCGCCAACTACCAGCGCGGCCTCGCCAACACAGTCAAGAGCCAGGAGCAGTCCAGCGACGGCATCCGCGTGCGTACCGCCGCCGACGATCCGGTGGGGGCCGCGCGCCTGCTGCAGCTCGAGCAGCAGCAGAACATGCTCGACCAGTACAAGGGCAACATCACCAACGTGCGCAACGCCCTGGGCACCAGCGAAAGCACGCTCAACGCGATCGGCGCCGTGATGCAGCGGGTCAACGAGCTGGCGGTTACCTCCGGCAACGCCGGCTTCACCGACGCCGACCGCAAGGCCAACGCCTCCGAGCTGGCGGCGCTGGAAGAGCAGCTGTTCTCGTTGATGAACAGCAAGGACGAGAACGGCAAGTACCTGTTCTCCGGCTCCAAGGGCGATACCCAGCCGTATGTGCGCAACAGTGATGGTTCCTACAGCTACCAGGGCGACCAGAGCCAGCTGAAACTGCAGGTGGGTGACATGCTCAGCCTGGCGGCCAACGAGACCGGCTACGACGCGTTCGAGCAGGCACTGAACACCAGCCGCAGCCAGACCAAGCTCACTTCGCCCGCCGTGGACGATGGCCGTGTCAGCCTGTCCAATGGCCAGGTGTCCGGCAGTGTCGCCTACAACGACCGCTTCCGCAGTGGCGAGCCGTACAGTGTCCAGTTCACCAGCAGCACCCAGTACAAGATCCTCGACGCCAGTGGCAACGACGTGACGCTGGAGGCCAGCCAGGGCGGTAACTTCGACCCGAAAGGCGTGAACACCTCGATTTCCTTCCGTGGCGTCGACCTGCGTCTGAAGATCGATTTCAAACCGGGCGACGAAGCCAACCCGGACGCCGCCATCGCCGGCCACTCGTTCTCGCTGGGGTCCAAGCCTGACACCATTACCGGCAGCCGCAGCCCGGGCAACAGCTCGTCGACCCAGGTCAGCGGCGCCAGCATCACCAACCAGACCCAATACAACGCCTCGTTCCCGGGCGGTGGCGCGGTGCTCAAGTTCACCAGCCCGACCGACTTCGAGCTGTACTCGGCGCCGATGTCGGCCAACAGCCGGCCGATCTCCACCGGCACGCTGTCCGGCACCACGGCCACGGCATCCGGGGTGAGCTTCCAGCTGTCCGGCGCGCCGGCCGCGGGCGACTCGTTCGGCGTCCAGGTGGACACCCACCAGACCCAGAACATCCTGCAGACCATCAGCCAGCTGCGCACCGCGCTGTCGGTGCCGATGGACAAGGACCCGGCAGCTCGCCAGAACTTCCTGGCCTCGCTGGACTCAGCAATCGGCAACGTCGCCAGTGCGACCAACCAGGTGACCTCGTCGATCAGCGCCATCGGTGGCCGTGGCCAGGCCTTGGACATCCAGGCCGAGACCAACGAGGCGTTGGGTACCGAGAACACCAAGACCCAGAGCTCGATCCGCGAAGTCGACCCGGCGACCGTGATGTTGCGCCTGCAGATGCAGACCAACATGCTCCAGGCCTCCATGCAGTCCTACGCCAAGATCGCCGGCCTGTCGCTGGTCAACTACATCTGA